Within the Polaribacter pectinis genome, the region TGCCGCTTCAAATAGAAATAACACCTTTTAAAGAAGTTAGAAACTTCGGGTTAGTTTTAGAAAGTGCGTATCATTTTTCTGATGCTACAGACGCTTCAGGAATTAGAAACTCAATAGGAATTAGATATATATTTAATTAAATAAAATGCAAAAAGATTTAAGTAATTACCGAAAATCGTACGAAAAACATGAGCTTTTAGAAAGCAATTGTCCAGAAAACCCTATGGAATTATTTCAAACTTGGTTTAGAAATGCAGAAGAATCTGAAACTGTAAACGAAACCAATGCAATGACAGTTTCTACCATTGGAAAAGATGGTTTTCCTAAAAGTAGAGTTGTTTTATTAAAGAAATTTACTTGGGAAGGTTTCATTTTCTACACAAACTATACATCAGAAAAAGGAAAAGCTATTGCAGAAAACAACAATATTTGTTTATCATTCTTTTGGCCAGCTTTAGAACAACAAATTATTATTAAAGGAATCGCAGAAAAGCAAGCTGAAAATTTATCTGATGGCTATTTCGATTCTAGACCAGAAGGAAGTAAACTAGGCGCTTGGGCTTCTGACCAAAGTTCTGTAATTTCTACTAGAAAAGAGCTAGAAGAAAACTTATTAAGAATAGAAAAAAAGTTTGAAGGTGAAGAAATTCCTAGACCAAAACATTGGGGAGGTTATTTAGTAAAACCAATTTCTATAGAATTTTGGCAAGGAAGACCAAATAGATTACACGATAGAATTAGATATATTTTAGAAAAAGATTTTTCTTGGAAATTAGAAAGATTAGCGTCATAAATTTTTATATTTACACTTCAACAATTCAATTAAATGAAAACTTTATACATTGTTAGACATGCAAAATCTTCTTGGGAGTACTCTGGAATAGAAGATATTGACAGACCTCTAAAAAAACGCGGAATTAAAGACGCATATTTAATGTCAAAATTTTTGTCAAAAAAAGTAGACAGACCAGACGTTTTTATTTCTAGTAGTGCAAACAGAGCTTTACATACTGCAGTTATTTTCTGTGAAAACTTTGAATATCCTTTAGCTAACCTTCAAATAAAAAGACAACTTTATAGTTTTAGCGATGGTTATTTGGTAAAAACTGTAAATGCTCTTGATGATGGTTTTAACTCTGCCATTATTTTTAGCCACGATCATGGAATTAATACTTTTGTAAACAAATTTGGTAATACACCAATTGCACATGTAGCTACTTGTGGTATTATTGGACTTCAATTTGATGAAAAGCATTGGAAAAACATAAAAAAAGGAAAAACTTTCTTGTCCGAATTTCCTAAAAACCATAAATAGATTAGTTTGTTAGAAATAAAAAAATACGGCGCAATTGATATTGGTTCTAACGCAATTAGATTACTAATTTCCAACGTAATTGTTGCTGAAGATAGAGATCCTCAATTTAAAAAATCATCATTAGTACGTGTACCAATTCGTTTAGGAGCAGATGCATTTGTTGGTGAAGGTATTATTAGTGAGGAAAATATTACAAGAATGATTAATGCCATGGAAGCTTTTAAACTTTTAATGAAAGTTCATAAAGTAGAACGTTATATGGCATGTGCTACTTCTGCAATGAGAGAAGCTGCAAATGGTAAAGAAGTTGCAGAAAAAATTCTAATTGAAACTGGAGTAAAAATTGATATCATTGGTGGAAAAGAAGAAGCTGCTATTATTTCTTCTACAGATTTAAATCAATTAATAGAGGGAGATAACTCTTATTTATATGTAGATGTTGGTGGTGGTAGTACAGAGTTTACTATATTTTCTAAAGGAAAAATTATTACCTCTAAATCCTTTAAAATGGGAACAGTTCGTTTATTAAACAATAAAAAATCTGTTAACAAAGAAATGTTTGCTAACGTAGAAAAGTGGATCAAAAAGAATACCCAAGGTTTAAAGAGAGTTTCTTTAATTGGTTCTGGAGGAAACATTAACAAACTATTTAAAATGTCTGGTAGAACTGAAGGAAAACCAATTTCTTTTATTTATTTAAATGCTCAATATCAGTTTTTAAAACAAATGTCTTTTGATGAAAGAGTATCTGAATTAAGTTTAAATCCAGATAGAGCAGATGTTATTATTCCTGCTACAAAAATATACTTATCTGCAATGAAATGGAGTGGTGCAAGGAAAATTTATGTTCCAAAAATCGGACTTTCAGACGGTATAATTAAGAGCTTATTCTATAAGAAATTATAATTTCCTTAACATTTTTTTAACATTTCTTGTTTTTTTTGTAAATTGCGTTGTGACTTTTTAAAAAACCTAGTGTCACACTAACATATAATCAAAACAAATAAACATGAAGAAAATTTTATTAAGCGGAGCATTTTTAATGTTTGGCGCAATTGCTTTTGGGCAAGACTTACCAACAAATCCTGAACCAGGAAAATGTTATGTAAATTGTAAAACTCCAGAAGTATGGAAAAATGAAGATGTAACAATTGAAATTGCACCTGCATACAAAAGAATTGTAACACACCCTGCAGAATACAAAACTGTAACAGAAAGAGTTTTAATTAAAGAAGCTGGAACGCGTTTAGTTCCTGTAGCTGCTGTTTGGGAAACAAAAACTGTTTCTTATGTTGCAAAAGAAGACGCTAATAAATTAAGAGCTGTAAAAGCTACTTTTACTCCAGACTCTGAAGTAATAGAAACTAAAGCTGCATCTGCAAATTGGGAAATGAGTGAAAAAGCACCAGATTGTGAATCTAGTGACCCTAATGACTGTAGATATTGGTGTTATAAGCCAGTACCAGCACAATTTGTAACTGTACCTTTAACTAAATTAGATACAGATGCAAATACTGTTTCTACACCAGTTCCTGGATACGAAAAAACATATACTAAAAAAGTGATGGTAACTCCTCCAACAACAAGAACTATAGATATTCCTGCAGAATACGGAACTATTAAAAAAGTAGTTTTAGTAAAAGATGCTTGGAAAGAAGAAATTACTGTTGCTGCTAAATACAAAACTGTAACTAAAGAAGTTTTAGTAAGCAAAGGTGGTTTAACAACTTGGAAAGAAGTAGAATGTGAGTTAGTAAACAATACTCCATTACCTATTACTTGGAATTTAGGAAGCGCAACTTTAACTCCTGGAGCTAAAAGAATCATTGACGCAAGATTATTACCTATCTTAAAAGATGGAATCTCTGTTGCTATTGAATCTCATACAGATATGAGAGGAACAAAAGAAAGCAACCAAGATTTATCTGAAAGAAGAGCACAAGCAGTAACAAGCTATTTAATCTCTAAAGGTGTAAACCCAAGCCAATTAACTGGAAACGGTTTTGGAGAGTCTAGATTAACTAACAGATGTTCTGACGGAGTTTCTTGTACTGAAGCAGAACACAGAGCTAACAGAAGAACTACTTTTAGAGTAATCAACCAAAAATAAGAGTTACTTTTAAGTAATAATTTATAAATAAGAAAACCGAAGTAATTAAAAATTACTTCGGTTTTTTTTATGCTTAAATATTAATTTTTAATAGTTTTCTATAACAGATTGTATAAATGGATAATAGTATTCAGTTAAAATTAATCCTTTTTTATAACCAATCATTTTTCCTTTGTGATTTACAAAAACCAACGTAGGATAAGATTGTACGTGATACTTTCTTATTAATTTAAAATTTTCTTTTAATTTATCTGACTCTACAAGTTCTTTGTTTCTAGGGTTATCTGCTTCATATAAAATTAAATCTTTATCAGCAATTCCTTTAAATTTATCTGTGTGGAATAAATTTTTATCTAAAACCTTACAAGGCCCACACCAATCTGATCCTGTAAAATAAATTAAAACAGGTTTTTTTTCTTTTTTTGATTTCTTTAGAGCTTCTTTAAAACTAGCTTCCCAAGATAATGTAACCTCTTCCTTAACAACAACTTCTTCTTGAGAAAAAACGGTTCCTAAAAAGAAAAAACAAATAGCAAAACTGATAATACTTTTTTTCATATAAACTTGTTTCTTCAAAAGTATCAAAAATAATACCAATTAAAAAATTGCCTTGTGACTTTACAAAAAATACAGTGTCAAATATATGTTAAGTGATCTGAAAAGACATCCTAACGAAAATCAAAAATAGACAAACCAACGTTCTAACAGCGTTGGTTTTGTTGTACGTGGCTTTTTATTAACAAATTAAAAGAAGTACTTGTAACATCTAAAAAAGTAGTTTCTATACCTAAAAAAGAAACCTCATTTAACCTTCCTTCTAACCTAACAAAATCTTTTTCTGTAGTTAAAATTATTTTTCTATTAGAATTTATGGCATCAAATTTCTGTTGAATAGCATTAATTTCTGTTGAAGAAAAATGATGATGGTCTGCAAACTTTAAATGCTGATAATTAACTTTTTTATCAGATAAAAAATCTGTTAATGGTTTAGGGTTTGCAATACCTGTAACCAATAAAACTTGATAGTCTTTTAGTTCTTCTATCAAAATTTGCCTACTTCCAGACAATTTTTCAGCATAAGAAATTGTAGTAAAATAAATTTCTTTTTTATACTTCTGAAGTTTCTTTTTTATATTTTCTTGCTGATTTTTGTCTAATTCTTTAGGGCATTTAGTAACTACAATTACATCTGCTCTATTTGCTCCGCTCCTATTTTCACGCAAATTTCCAGTTGGTAGTAAAAAATCATCAACAAATAAATTGTTATATTTTGTAAGCAAAATATAAAAACTTCCTTTTACTTTTCTATGTTGAAAAGCATCATCCAATAAAATAATTTCTGGAGATTTAGTTGCTATAATTTTCTTAATACCTTCTACCCTATTTGCGTCTACAGCAACATTAATTTTTTTAAACTTTTTATAAAACTGTAAAGGTTCATCTCCTACATCTTCAGCAGAATGTGTTTCATTTAACATAACAAAACCTTCCGTTTTTCGTTTATAGCCTCTACTTAAAATTGCAACCTTGTGGGCATCTTTTAATAGACGAACCAAATATTCTATTTGTGGCGTTTTTCCAGTACCACCAACACTTAAATTACCAACAACAATTACTGGCATTTTAAAAGTTGTTTGTTTAAAAATACCTACGTCAAAGAAAAAGTTACGAATTGAGGTTATCAAATCGTATAAAACGGCTAATGGAAATAGTAAAAAACGAACAAGTTTCATCAACGTAAAAATACAACAAAAGAATTTTTAATTTATTTAATAAACTTCAAAAATTAAAATTCTTTTTGTTATAATTCCTGTTAGTGTAAGAATTACATTTTTCGATTAAATATGTTAACTTTGATTTTCAATACTTTTTTAAATGACAATAAAAAACATCACAAATTACATAGAAGAATTAGCGCCTTTAAAATATGCCGAAGATTTTGACAATGTTGGATTACTTGTGGGTAATTACCAAACAAAAGTTACAAATGTATTGGTTACTTTAGATACTTTAGAAGAAACTGTAGATGAAGCAATTGCCCAGAATTGTAATTTAATAGTAAGTTTTCATCCGATTATATTTAGTGGATTAAAAAAAATAAATGGCAACTCTTATGTAGAGCGCGTTGTTTTAAAAGCCATTAAAAATGATATTGCTATTTATGCAACTCATACAGCTTTAGATAATTCTAAAAATGGTGTTTCAGCAAAAATGTGTGAAGTTCTTGGCTTAAAAAAAACAAAGATTCTTATTCCTAAAAAAGGAATTATAAAAATGTTAACTACTTATGTTCCTGTAAAAGATGCAGAAAATTTAAGAAAGTCTCTTTTTAATGCTGGCGCAGGTAATATTGGTAATTATGATAATTGTTCATTTAACATTGAAGGAGAAGGAACTTTTAGAGGAAATGAAAATTCTAATCCTGTTTTTGGAGAAAAAGGTAAACTTCATACAGAACAAGAAACAAGAATTTCTGTTGTTTTCGAAAGTAAGAATGAAGCTGGAATATTAAAATCATTACAAGAAAATCATCCTTATGAAGAAGTTGCTTACGAAATAATTACTACAGAAAACATACATCAAGATATAGGAATGGGAATGATTGGTGAACTCTCTTCTGAAATGGACGAAAAAGAGTTTTTACTATTTTTAAAGAAGACTATGAAAACAGTTTGTGTTCGTCATTCTAATTATATCAATAAAAAAATAAAAAAAGTAGCTGTTTTAGGTGGTTCTGGTAGTTTTGCAATTACTAATGCAAAAAGAGCTGGAGCAGATGCTTATGTGAGTGCAGACTTTAAATACCATGAGTTTTTTACTGCTGAAAACAGTATTTTATTAGCAGATATTGGACATTATGAGAGTGAACAGTTTACAAAAAACCTTTTGGTTGATTATCTTACGAAAAAATTCACTAATTTTGCAGTCATTTTATCAGAAAAAAGTACAAATCCTATTTATTATATATAAACATGGCAAAGAAGAAAGAAATTTCCGTTGAACAAAAATTAAGAGCATTATACGACTTACAGTTAATTGATTCTAGAATTGACGATATTAGAAACGTACGAGGTGAATTACCTTTAGAAGTTGAAGATTTAGAGGATGAAGTTGCCGGATTAAATACTAGAGTTGCTAATTTAGAACAAGATGTTGCTAATTTAGAAACGGATATCAATAACAAAAAGTTAGCGATTGAAGAATCTAACGCGTTAATGAAAAAATATGACGAGCAGCAGCAAAAAGTTAGAAATAACAGAGAGTTCGATTCTTTATCTAAAGAAGTTGAGTTTCAAGAATTAGAAATTCAATTAGCTGAAAAGAGAATTAACGAATACAAGGCAAAAATTGCTCAAAAAATGGAAGTTGTTGATGCTACTAAAGAAAAGTTAGCTAAACAAGAAAAACATTTAAGCCATAAAAAAGCAGAATTAGATGCTATTTTAAAAGAAACAGAAAAAGACGAAAAACTTTTATCTGAAAAATCTGAAGAGTTTTCTAAAGCTATTGAAGGTCATTTATTTTCTGCATACTCACGTATTAGAACTAAAGTAAAAAATGGTTTAGCTGTTGTTGCAATTGAACGTGGAGCTTCTGGAGGTTCTTATTTTACAATTCCACCACAAGTACAATTAGAAATTGCTAATAGAAAAAAGATAACTATAGACGAGCATAGTGGTCGTATTTTAGTTGATGCTGCTTTAGCTGAAGAAGAAAAAGCAAAAATTGATAAATTATTTTCTTAATAAAAGAAAAACAATTTCATAAAAAAACTCGAAGCTTTTGCTTCGAGTTTTTTGTTTTATGATATTTACTTTTTAGTAATCTAGATTTTTTAAGTAACTTAACTTGTCTTTCCAAACTGCTAAATCTTCCTTAAACTCGTTCACTTTGTTTTTTACATTTATAACAAGCGGATTGTCATCTTTAGCATTAGAGAAAAATCCAAGATTATTTTCTAGCTGTTGAATTTCTTTTACAACTTCATCAATCTTTTTTCTAACAAAAATTTGTTCAGAATCTAATTTTCTAACATCATTATCTGCTGCTAAACCATCTACAACATTTGTAAACTTTAACATAGAAACCTCTTTCTTATCTAAAGACAGGCCTTCTAACATTCTATCTATTTGTTTATTAAACTTACCATCTAAATGACGAACATTTCTAGGCAGTCTACCTAACTCATTCCATTTATTTATAGCTTCTAAAACAGTTTCTTTAGTAGCTTCTTTTTCTTCTTTTAAAGATTCTAAAAAAGCTTTTTTAGCATCTACAGTTTCTTGTTGCTCTTTACTAACTGCATTTTTCTGCTGATGAAAACGATCGAAGTAATGGTTACAAGCAGCTTTAAAACGTTTCCAAATATCGTCTGAAAACTTACGTGGAACATGTCCTATTTTTTTCCAATCTGCTTGAACTTTTTTCAAAGTATTTGTAGCAGTTTCCCAATCTTCACTTTCTTTTAAAGACTCGGCAATTTCAATTAAAGCAATTTTCTTTTTTAAATTATCTTGCTGATCTCCTTTTTCTTGCTTATAAAAAACGTTCTTTTCGCTATTAAATTTCTTTGTAGCTCCTTTAAACTGTTGCCAAACTTCTTCACTTTTAGAATATGGTAATTTACCAGCACTAAAATATTGTTGTCTTAAAGCCTCTATATCTTTTATACTCTTTT harbors:
- the pdxH gene encoding pyridoxamine 5'-phosphate oxidase, encoding MQKDLSNYRKSYEKHELLESNCPENPMELFQTWFRNAEESETVNETNAMTVSTIGKDGFPKSRVVLLKKFTWEGFIFYTNYTSEKGKAIAENNNICLSFFWPALEQQIIIKGIAEKQAENLSDGYFDSRPEGSKLGAWASDQSSVISTRKELEENLLRIEKKFEGEEIPRPKHWGGYLVKPISIEFWQGRPNRLHDRIRYILEKDFSWKLERLAS
- a CDS encoding SixA phosphatase family protein — translated: MKTLYIVRHAKSSWEYSGIEDIDRPLKKRGIKDAYLMSKFLSKKVDRPDVFISSSANRALHTAVIFCENFEYPLANLQIKRQLYSFSDGYLVKTVNALDDGFNSAIIFSHDHGINTFVNKFGNTPIAHVATCGIIGLQFDEKHWKNIKKGKTFLSEFPKNHK
- a CDS encoding Ppx/GppA phosphatase family protein, giving the protein MLEIKKYGAIDIGSNAIRLLISNVIVAEDRDPQFKKSSLVRVPIRLGADAFVGEGIISEENITRMINAMEAFKLLMKVHKVERYMACATSAMREAANGKEVAEKILIETGVKIDIIGGKEEAAIISSTDLNQLIEGDNSYLYVDVGGGSTEFTIFSKGKIITSKSFKMGTVRLLNNKKSVNKEMFANVEKWIKKNTQGLKRVSLIGSGGNINKLFKMSGRTEGKPISFIYLNAQYQFLKQMSFDERVSELSLNPDRADVIIPATKIYLSAMKWSGARKIYVPKIGLSDGIIKSLFYKKL
- a CDS encoding OmpA family protein, coding for MKKILLSGAFLMFGAIAFGQDLPTNPEPGKCYVNCKTPEVWKNEDVTIEIAPAYKRIVTHPAEYKTVTERVLIKEAGTRLVPVAAVWETKTVSYVAKEDANKLRAVKATFTPDSEVIETKAASANWEMSEKAPDCESSDPNDCRYWCYKPVPAQFVTVPLTKLDTDANTVSTPVPGYEKTYTKKVMVTPPTTRTIDIPAEYGTIKKVVLVKDAWKEEITVAAKYKTVTKEVLVSKGGLTTWKEVECELVNNTPLPITWNLGSATLTPGAKRIIDARLLPILKDGISVAIESHTDMRGTKESNQDLSERRAQAVTSYLISKGVNPSQLTGNGFGESRLTNRCSDGVSCTEAEHRANRRTTFRVINQK
- a CDS encoding thioredoxin family protein, whose product is MKKSIISFAICFFFLGTVFSQEEVVVKEEVTLSWEASFKEALKKSKKEKKPVLIYFTGSDWCGPCKVLDKNLFHTDKFKGIADKDLILYEADNPRNKELVESDKLKENFKLIRKYHVQSYPTLVFVNHKGKMIGYKKGLILTEYYYPFIQSVIENY
- the lpxK gene encoding tetraacyldisaccharide 4'-kinase; this encodes MKLVRFLLFPLAVLYDLITSIRNFFFDVGIFKQTTFKMPVIVVGNLSVGGTGKTPQIEYLVRLLKDAHKVAILSRGYKRKTEGFVMLNETHSAEDVGDEPLQFYKKFKKINVAVDANRVEGIKKIIATKSPEIILLDDAFQHRKVKGSFYILLTKYNNLFVDDFLLPTGNLRENRSGANRADVIVVTKCPKELDKNQQENIKKKLQKYKKEIYFTTISYAEKLSGSRQILIEELKDYQVLLVTGIANPKPLTDFLSDKKVNYQHLKFADHHHFSSTEINAIQQKFDAINSNRKIILTTEKDFVRLEGRLNEVSFLGIETTFLDVTSTSFNLLIKSHVQQNQRC
- a CDS encoding Nif3-like dinuclear metal center hexameric protein — encoded protein: MTIKNITNYIEELAPLKYAEDFDNVGLLVGNYQTKVTNVLVTLDTLEETVDEAIAQNCNLIVSFHPIIFSGLKKINGNSYVERVVLKAIKNDIAIYATHTALDNSKNGVSAKMCEVLGLKKTKILIPKKGIIKMLTTYVPVKDAENLRKSLFNAGAGNIGNYDNCSFNIEGEGTFRGNENSNPVFGEKGKLHTEQETRISVVFESKNEAGILKSLQENHPYEEVAYEIITTENIHQDIGMGMIGELSSEMDEKEFLLFLKKTMKTVCVRHSNYINKKIKKVAVLGGSGSFAITNAKRAGADAYVSADFKYHEFFTAENSILLADIGHYESEQFTKNLLVDYLTKKFTNFAVILSEKSTNPIYYI
- a CDS encoding zinc ribbon domain-containing protein encodes the protein MAKKKEISVEQKLRALYDLQLIDSRIDDIRNVRGELPLEVEDLEDEVAGLNTRVANLEQDVANLETDINNKKLAIEESNALMKKYDEQQQKVRNNREFDSLSKEVEFQELEIQLAEKRINEYKAKIAQKMEVVDATKEKLAKQEKHLSHKKAELDAILKETEKDEKLLSEKSEEFSKAIEGHLFSAYSRIRTKVKNGLAVVAIERGASGGSYFTIPPQVQLEIANRKKITIDEHSGRILVDAALAEEEKAKIDKLFS